Genomic window (Arachis hypogaea cultivar Tifrunner chromosome 13, arahy.Tifrunner.gnm2.J5K5, whole genome shotgun sequence):
AGCTTCAGCTATCAGTCTTGCCAAAACACCACTTCTAGAGAGTAAAGGGAACTGCATTGATGATAATTGAAGGAAAACTGAGTTAGGACTTGGTATATTATATATAGAACAAGATTCCAGTTGTAGCAGCATCAAGTATTTACTATTTTGTACTTATTGTAAACAGACACGGACTTCAAATTTAGTTGCATAAAATCTGTTTTTGTTTGTCACGTAAGCTTTAGCGAGTCTTCAAGAAAAACCAGActttagaaaaaattaattatacatTCAAGAAACTAGAACAATACACTATCCCCATGAATATCATCAACAAAgttataactaaattaataaaataaatatgagatACCTTGTGAAGATGGAAGGATATGTCACCAACTTCAACAACTATATCACTTGGTAGCCCCGTTCTGCAGAACCTGTGTTTATAACATATCAACGAGAGGTTAGACATTATACAAGCGCCTTATTATCAATGAAGTGAAAACAATATCAACTTTAGAATTTTATGATGCATAAGGAAAGAGATTAAATACCAGGCCTGGCCTTGACGTTGGAATACATCAGCTCTGGAACCCAACTTCATGCAAGCCATTGAGTATTCGCTCAAAGGCTCAAAGCTACAAAAGAAGAACTCAATAACCAGTGTCCAAAATAGATCACACCTTATAATTAAGCAGCGCCAAATAAAGGCCTATTGTTCAATTATATGACAAGCATCGAAGCAAGATATCTGACACCAGAAGGTCTGTGAAACTTTGTCTCCCACAACCTCAAAAGTAGAGTAGCAAAACATTCATGTCAGTTCTCTGCAACCCAACAGAGTCAAAACCACCAGCGGATAGATGAAAATCCTACAATGGTGCTCTTACCAGCTTGTCAAAAATACAAATACTAAATCCCCAAAACCACCTTATCAAACAGCTACCTACTGCACATAAAGAATAAGTCTTCTGCAAAGGAAATAAATTAGTACCAAATATCTCTGTTACGAGAAAGAAATCATGATTGtttatgtaaaaagaaaaagcataaaCAGAATTAAGTAATAACCCAGGGACTCAGGGAGCCATGATTACTTATACCCGTTTAAGAAAGATGCATTTAAGTAATTGTCTCTGGCAAAACTGCACTTTCTTTGGATGTGCTATAgggtaattttttatttgattaacgAAGCATCTGTGGGGTCCTTTGGCTTCAAAGACACTCATTGCATTCCTCGAACTTAGAATCTGTAAATCAAGCACTAACTCAAATagacttaaaaaaattatatacaagaACCGTTTTGTATTTATTAAGGAGAATTTCAGTTTAATGCTGGTGTCAGGTTCTTTGTAACAGCCTAGCTAGTGGGTTAGCTTTACCAACCAGGCCATATGGGGGCAAAGATAATAAAATTAGGATGATCCTTGAAATTATTATAATAGCAATTCTGTCTTGGGATTAGGAAAAAGCACAGGATTAGGTCATTTAATGGAGGGGACCAGTACTGACATCCGTGGATAATAATTTATGTATATTTGGGGTTAAATGAATGAAATcgttccaaagataaaaagataattgGCTCATTAGTGGAAAAGAATGTGTGTGATCGATGCACTCACATAATGCACCAGCTTTCGCCTAACTCTaaatccaaatccaaatccaaagttgatatataaatttaaaggACATGTAGCATTTATTACATTTAAATCATAAATTCACAAACATCAGTACATGAAAGTGGAAGAACATTGCCAATTGtcacaaaaaatgaaaaacaataatTAGCTAATTCACCTGCTTCGACATCTCAAGAGTTATTAAGTCTGTTATATTATATCAGTACCTGCCTGAAAGAAAGCATGATGGAGAAGAAGTTAGACAAATTAACTTGTAATGCATTATCGATTTTCCAAAACCATGTAACGGGAAGTAGTGAAGATATTAAGTAAGAAAAACCGATGGCTTCCCCCAGCTCCAGAGGTCTTGGAGCAAATGCCGGGGAAGGAAGCCAAGCGCGTTCTGTGACGACCATGCAGGAACGTCGGAACCGTACAAAGGGACACGTTAGGGTTTTGGAATGCGAAGGCGGCGTTCGGAGGCTTCTTCGGCGGCGGCTGTAGGCGGCGGTTTCCTCCGCCGCCACGGTGGTAACGGCATCGCGACCGTGCATTAGccgggaaaaaaaaaaggaaaagcgaAGAATGTAATGGTAGTGAAAGCCCAATTAGTCCATTCTAAGCCCAATAGTGTGCAATTTAACCAAATACTTATGTTTGCGTTGAATTGGAGCCCAATAAAACTGCACTTAGGCCCAATGTTTTGTTTTATTGAAATTCTGTCCAAAATTCAAATAGTGGAAactcacgtgaagtcgacttcacgtgaagttgatacctgagacgTGAAgttgacttcacctgagttttcaccaatCCAAATGAAATAGTATTTGCATAATAATTATTTGAGTTGAATTATAATATATTcacaacataaaatattttatataattatttaataaaatttgttattttaaatgattattcatgtatttaatataaaatataatattatacgaTTCAATGTATGTATAAAATTTATACTTACAgtctattaaattaaatataattaattttttaaaaaaaatccatattaattcataataatttatatttagtttgtcatagtaaaaattcaaaattgatCTACCAAAATCTTTGATTAAAGGGTAAATACAGAATGGAAATTTATAAAATccaaacataattaatataaaGGTACTACACATGGTGAAGTTGTTTCCCCTTTATTGAGAGGGAAAAGCTATGGTTTAAGCCAGAGGGCAGTAGAAGATGACTACCTAAATCTTTATGCGACATATACAGAGAACTTAGCTTACAAATTCATAAACACATTGAGAATCATTCAACTAGGAAGTGGATGGTGTATGAGACACTTTTCCATCCACTCCCTCTTCAACCTTGTTCCAATGTGCCTCAGCCTCCTTGGTTCCCTTTTGGGTTTCAAACTGTTTTGCAGTGTCATAAGAAGCATGCAACCCCACAAAAACATAGTATACCAAGAGAAACCCTGTCCAAGCCAAAAACCTTATAAACGATTGCTTATCAATAGAGCCAAGAAGGAATATGTTAATGGCAATGGACAGAGAAGGTAGCCATGGAACCAAAGGCACTCCCCAGAGTTTTGGCTGCTTTGCCTGTGGAACACCAAGCCAAAGTCCTCCGGTCCCTATAAGCCACAATGGTCCAGCTATGACATACCCGATCCAACCATCACTGCTGGCCCAGTAAGCTGCAATTCCACATGAAGAACCAAGAATGATAACAAGACACACGATGAGCTTGATCTGGTTCTGTTTTGTGGTAACCCCACTTGAATAGTATCTCCTCACAAGAATCCCTAGTGCCACAAGCATGAATATAAAGAGGGTAGAAATTGATAGAAGGTTGGCGAGGATTCCAAGGTTcgtgaagaaagcaataatagcTGTAGCTGCAAGCATTGTTACTGTGGCATTCACTGGTGTCCCTGTTTTCTCATGAACATGAGCAAACCAAGGAGGCATCATGTGGGTACGTGCAATGTGAGTAAGATAACGAGCTTGACCAACTGCACTTACCAATAACACTGTCGTCATTCCCTTCAATGCACCCAATGCAACAATGTACTTAGCCCAATCCCATCCAACAACAGAAAAAGCAACCGAAAACGGTGCATCTGGGTCAATTGTCTTGTAAGGTTGCATAAGGCATAGTGTGACTGCTAATAAGCAATAAAGTGTTGTGGTAAGCACCATTGAGCCTACAAGGCCAATGGGAATGTCCTTGGCAGGGTCCTTAGTTTCTTCAGCCATGGTTGACACTGCATCAAATCCTACATATGCAAAGAAAAGAACTGCGGAAGCTTTGAACACACCACGGACACCATAAGGAACAAAGTCAGTGTAGTTTTCAGTTTTGGCATTGATGAGGCCGGCGATTATGATGAAAACAATGACGACCATGTGGAAGAGTGAGGCGATGTAGTTGAAGATGGAAGAGCCTTTGGTGCTGTACACTGCAAGGATGGTGATGATTATCAGGATTCCAACGGCTATAGGGTCAAGATGGCCATAATCAGGGTTCATTTTGTGGACTATTATACGGAAGTCATCAGGTTTTTTGTTACACAGGGTGGCAAAATATGATGTCCATGACCGCGCTACGGCGGCGCCACCTATTACATACTCAAGGAGGATGTTTCCGGCTGCTATAAAGGCCACAAAGTCTCCTAGCTCTACTCTTAAGTAGGCAAATGATCCacctaaaaaagaaagaaaaaaacttgTTACATTACTCATTCTTGCTATTTAGATTGCACGTGcaatgtaaataaaaatatataaaaaagtagAAATTAAATTAGGCTaagtgtacactaaaattagtcaccaaaatcagtcaccaatataaaatataagttaaaataaaatacatattaaaaataaattaaactacacttgtatttatacacaaataataataataatatataatatttttcgaATGTAAAACACAAAACAGATACTACTTATTATATTGTATCCACTTTATGCTTACATCAGAGTTGAATTTCTgatgcataaaaaaaattcaaatttctaataaaatatatatgttcTCACTTATCCTTGagatatttttatattacatTTCACATGTATTACGATTAGTAAACGCATCACTCGAAATAGTTTATGAAAAGTATTCATTTCAGCCAAGAATTATTGTacgctttattttgttttatgttaTGTAGTCAACACCAAGAGGGTATGCTAATATATGTAGGAACAATCAACGCTAGCAAATGAAGAGGCCACAAGGATACGCAACGTAAAGTTGACTATTGAAGTCTTGATTATCTGTCACAGTTGCATTttcattatgttattattttcttTGGGTAAAATAAGTAACTTCATACGCAAGTTGACTCTTTATTGTGTGGAGTTTGTTCTGAGATTTTTGGTATgatgagaaaattttaaattaaacatgAATGTGAGACGCCTCATATAGACCTCATATGAAGTAGGGTTCGTTAAAAAGGGTGTACGGACTTCTTTTAAAATCATTTCGTTGGTTTTGGTTGACCTCATCTCGATCGTTTTTATTGTCCAAACCTCATCTGATCTTTCTGTTTAGAGTTCGGACTTCTTTTAATCTACCGTTGGAGCCGATTGGCCGAAACACTTGACTCTATATTCAAAGAAGAGTCGTAAACACTAAAAGAAAATGTGCAAATAACGTAACTTTGAATTTtggtgaaaaaagaaaaataatggaggAATGTTAGAAAGCCATTAGAATTATTGTTTGGAAAAGTTTAGGGatcaacaattttattaaattttgatcaGTATATGaccaacaaaataaaaatgagtaatcctatataattagataaaatttcacaccattaaaaatattattgatggctatttgataactacaaattataaaaattgttaACCTCTTAAcacttctcttattattttttattattaattaatcattaatgtttaaaaatatgttattaaattattaaattaaaaaaattaaactaaaaaaattaaattaataattaaataatagtcaaaaataataaatcttaACCTAGTTttaccattttttcaaaataaaatagtcAAAAAGGTGGTGTTGACTTTACACAAGTTGTGTGGAACGGCACTGTGGGCTGAAATTCTACTCAGCCATTCTACACCTATCAAATATTTTGTAGACTAATA
Coding sequences:
- the LOC112792147 gene encoding cationic amino acid transporter 1 isoform X1, producing MSRMGIDEGARRRGCAPRREDFFPEESFRSFGSYSKAFKETPWRLKDRVLSRSNDNTELVEVKARSSHEMKKTLNWWDLIWFGIGAVIGSGIFVLTGLEARDDAGPAVVLSYVVSGISALLSVFCYTEFAVEIPVAGGSFAYLRVELGDFVAFIAAGNILLEYVIGGAAVARSWTSYFATLCNKKPDDFRIIVHKMNPDYGHLDPIAVGILIIITILAVYSTKGSSIFNYIASLFHMVVIVFIIIAGLINAKTENYTDFVPYGVRGVFKASAVLFFAYVGFDAVSTMAEETKDPAKDIPIGLVGSMVLTTTLYCLLAVTLCLMQPYKTIDPDAPFSVAFSVVGWDWAKYIVALGALKGMTTVLLVSAVGQARYLTHIARTHMMPPWFAHVHEKTGTPVNATVTMLAATAIIAFFTNLGILANLLSISTLFIFMLVALGILVRRYYSSGVTTKQNQIKLIVCLVIILGSSCGIAAYWASSDGWIGYVIAGPLWLIGTGGLWLGVPQAKQPKLWGVPLVPWLPSLSIAINIFLLGSIDKQSFIRFLAWTGFLLVYYVFVGLHASYDTAKQFETQKGTKEAEAHWNKVEEGVDGKVSHTPSTS
- the LOC112792147 gene encoding cationic amino acid transporter 1 isoform X2 is translated as MGIDEGARRRGCAPRREDFFPEESFRSFGSYSKAFKETPWRLKDRVLSRSNDNTELVEVKARSSHEMKKTLNWWDLIWFGIGAVIGSGIFVLTGLEARDDAGPAVVLSYVVSGISALLSVFCYTEFAVEIPVAGGSFAYLRVELGDFVAFIAAGNILLEYVIGGAAVARSWTSYFATLCNKKPDDFRIIVHKMNPDYGHLDPIAVGILIIITILAVYSTKGSSIFNYIASLFHMVVIVFIIIAGLINAKTENYTDFVPYGVRGVFKASAVLFFAYVGFDAVSTMAEETKDPAKDIPIGLVGSMVLTTTLYCLLAVTLCLMQPYKTIDPDAPFSVAFSVVGWDWAKYIVALGALKGMTTVLLVSAVGQARYLTHIARTHMMPPWFAHVHEKTGTPVNATVTMLAATAIIAFFTNLGILANLLSISTLFIFMLVALGILVRRYYSSGVTTKQNQIKLIVCLVIILGSSCGIAAYWASSDGWIGYVIAGPLWLIGTGGLWLGVPQAKQPKLWGVPLVPWLPSLSIAINIFLLGSIDKQSFIRFLAWTGFLLVYYVFVGLHASYDTAKQFETQKGTKEAEAHWNKVEEGVDGKVSHTPSTS